AGCGAGGCGGCGTCGCGGAGCGGGCCGCGCCCGACGGGCGACGTGCGCAGGCCCACCCGTCCGTCGCCCGCCGCCAGCCACCACAACCGCAGGTCACGGAACGCGCCGACCTGCGCGAAAGCGGTCCGCAGCTCGCGGACGAGGGGACGCCACAGCTCCATCGAGGGCCCGGTGTCGGCCACGATCGTCAGCCCCAGCCATCGTTCGGCCGGCGGCTCCATGACGGGAACCCAGTGCCGCAGCGGAGGCCGCTGGTCGGCGATGTGCTCGGCGGTCGCGTCCTCGTTCACCACGATCGCCGCGCGGGACGGCACCCGACGCTTGAGCGGACGCAACGCGCGCTGCAAGGCCGGCACGTCGCCGAGCATCGGCGCGGTCGGTGCGAGGACCGGCCGGGCGGTCGTCCGATGCTCCCGTACCGGCTGCCGGGGCTCCGCCGCGACCTCGGGCTCCGCGACGCGTCGTTCGGCGGGCAGACCCAGCGGCCGACGGCCGGGCGGCTCCGCCGGCGCGTCGGGCGGACGGCGACGCGGCGGCGGGGGAGGCGCCTCGGGCGGCGTGGGCTCGGGGCGTTCGCCGTCGTCCAGGTGGTGCGCCAGCCAGAGCGTCTCGGCGAGCTCGCGGGGCGTCAGGTCCAGCCCGGCGCGCGCGAGGACCTCGCCGAACCGCTCAGTCGTCATCGTCGCGCGGACCTCCGCTGAGATGCGGCATGATCCGCCGGGCCAGCGTCAGCCGGTCGACCGGGCCCTTCGTCGCGGCGGCCTGGGTCAGGTACACGGCGTGCAGGAGTTGGTCGGTGGCGAGCAGGCCCTCGTTCTCGCGTTCGAGGAACATCCGGATGAGGTCGTCGCTCGCGTCGGCGAGATCGCCCAGATGAGCCCGCACGATCGCGCGCAGCGCCGCCTCGTCCGGCTGCCGCAGGCGCAGCGTCACACAACGGCGCAGGAACGCGGGCGGGAACTCGCGCTCCCCGTTGCTGGTCATGATCACCAGCGGGAACGCCCGGCAGCGGACCCGGCCGGTGACGGGGAGGGCCACCCGTCCGCCCTCGTCGGCGGTCATCACCTCGCGGGGGCCGGCCTCGCCCGCCATCGCCGCCCGGGCCAGCTCGGTGACCTCGTACTCCCCCGTCTCGAAGATCGACAGCAGGTCGTTGGGCAGGTCGAGGTCGCCCTTGTCGATCTCGTCGATCAGCAGCACCCGGGGCCGCCCGTACGGCAGCAGCGCGGTGCCCA
The DNA window shown above is from Thermomonospora umbrina and carries:
- a CDS encoding AAA family ATPase, with the protein product MPDWLIYTGEDDPHDRVTDLPDPPPWRRFTGGPALPVPSDRAGDDHQALSYRPAESAVEQVNAALYLRRPLLVSGPPGTGKSTLARSVARELRLGPVLHWPITSRTTLRDGLYHYDPLSRLQAAARYDGGPVPDEDVGRYIRLGPLGTALLPYGRPRVLLIDEIDKGDLDLPNDLLSIFETGEYEVTELARAAMAGEAGPREVMTADEGGRVALPVTGRVRCRAFPLVIMTSNGEREFPPAFLRRCVTLRLRQPDEAALRAIVRAHLGDLADASDDLIRMFLERENEGLLATDQLLHAVYLTQAAATKGPVDRLTLARRIMPHLSGGPRDDDD